The stretch of DNA TCCCAAAAAACGACAAGATTCATGCTCAATTTATTGGCCGTCATCGCTTCCAACCTCAAGATCTTACCAGAACCCTTGGATTTGGTTCTTGAAGAATTCGCCGGCGGAAATGGAAGTGGTGGGGGTGGAGGGTTAGGGTTCTGGAGGGGTTTTGGATGGGGAGGTTTTGATGGGCGGCGGAAGAAACGAAAGAGAAAGCTATGGTTGTACGGGTTTCTGCTGATTTGTGGATTGGGTTTTGTGTTTGGGAGGGAAATTGAGAGCAATGCGGTTTGGTGGGGTATGGGTTTTGGTCCTTTGGGTGTTGCTATGGTTCATTTTTGTGAAAAGAATGGAGGAATTCAAGGGTGGGTTTTGGGGTGTTTTTGTCTATGGAGTTTTTTGGTGGGTCTGACTTTTAGGAGAGAAGAGTTGCAAAAATGGGTCGGCAAGATAAGCCCTCCATCTTCATTGCTAGAGAATGTAAGAACAGgaggaaaaagaagaagaagaaaaaccgGAAGAGCATTTTAGGAAAAGCTGCTATTGTGTTTTTCAAACATGTTTTATTTTCATACCTACTAATACACAATCACCATGAATGAAATGATGATTCCAATTTTTTCTGTAATTTTCTTCATCTGTATTAATTCTTCAATTCAAGAGTATATCAaccaaatttgaataattttaagTACTAGAATCGGTAAGTACTAATATGGATTCATTGCTTCATTTCACGGTAGCAATGAAGGATTTGGTTAGTAACCCTTTCTTTCTTTAACAAGTactgttttttcttttaatcaATTTGGCAATATTTTAAAGTTGTTGATTGTTTTAATAACGAGTAACGAACGACGGGACAGAATTCATATACCCAGCAACATGGGTTGGAGATCAGAGACTGTTATACAGAGCAGCAGAGAGAAAAGAGTTGGAAAGATCACTTGGTCTTGATCCTCCTTCATTGAATACCAGTCGAGGACTTAGCAATGTTAATGAGCCTGTTGTTGCATTTGGGCCTCCTGGTACCACCGGCGAGCTTAATGTTAGCGTTATTGTTTCACCAGTTTCTCTTGATTTCAAGtacacccctctctctctctctctctctctctctctctctctctctctctctctctctctctctctctctctctctctctctctctctctcacaatATACAAACTTGTATGCATGTTCATTTGTTATAATGTGTCGGATAAAACTTGTATGTATTTTGTGTTGTTTGTTCACAGAATTGAGGCATTTGGAAGACCGAATGAGGTTGGAGAAACTATAGTTAGAACCATCACAGGATCTGGTAAACGACCTGAAGTGAAAGGAACTTCGGTAAAGTCGAATTTGAGAGAGGATTCGTTAAGAAATATAGCTTACTATGAGCTGGAATTCAGGGTCGAGAGTCCTTCGTTTCGCAGGCATAATGTTGCGGTTTGTTGTGTTCGGAATGGTAGATTGTTTACTCTGAATGCTCAGGCACCGGAATCTGCTTGGCCGGAAGTGAAGTTAGAATTTCAGAGAATTGCTCAATCCTTTTAGTCTGACCTCTTGATACTACGAATAACTTTGCTTTGCTTTAATACTGTTCTGCCATTTTGCCTACAAACAATGGTCTCTAGGTCCccaataatttttcattattgctTGTTTAAGAATGAAACGGCTATCCTATGTAaacaagaacaaaaaaaaaacaaaaagaagcaCATTCTAGTATATAAATTGATTTGACAGATTGTTTTTCTTGAGATGACTATGAGGTACCAACACCTAACTTTGTGAGTGcaaaaaattagatttatacATGACtaaatttacatattgaatATAAATCCGAGCCTCATGGCCATCAGGGTGACTTGAATCTTCCTATATTTTCAAGTGTGTGACTAGGTACATATATAGACTAATTCAAGCACAAGCTATCTGCCTTCGCTTGATCATTTTCTCTAAGTTATCAGAAACAAGCCAAGCCTGCAAAGAGGCACAAAGCAAAATTTGCCCAGTTAATagattaagtgttttaagaaatCAGCAACagaatgttaaaaaaattcttacTTGGGATCAAGCACCAGTTTCTGGACTTCTTTAATAGCTGCACTAGCAGCATAAAGTTATATCTTCCCTACCTGAATTAAAAAGCTCAGTAATCAGACATACATCTTATCCAGACACAAAATTAAAGGCGCGtcaaaaaagaaaacataaaaaAGGTAGAGAGCATATAAAAATAAGGCACAGAAAATATCATTTTCTGACCACCAATACTTGAAGTTTTGCTTCGTGCTCATTCGGAAGACAGCGAATTTCTTCAGCTAATTTTACAGCCTCCCccaggctttcgggagataagAAATCAAGTCCTAACTGAACATTGGACTGagaaaaacacacaaaaattaGTGTAGGTAATCAAAAGATCTCAGACCAAGCAAACATGGACTGGAGAGTTAAAACATAATCAAAAGATCTCAGACAAAGTAAACATAGACTGGAGAGTTAAAATAACCTTGTAAGATGTGAATTCCTATAGCATGAACAAGTTTTGAAGAACTAAAAATTTAGTCTATTCTAATGAAGGAGGCTCAGGCAGTCAAAAGTGAAATTAAGTTTCTGGTATAAACTTTCACAATCCCAGTAAAATGCTGcatagaattttatttttaacattatAAAAACCACCACATCACACCCACTTACCTGAAGATTTCGTACTTGAAAAGGACACCCAGCTGGGACAAATACAGCTTGCCC from Cannabis sativa cultivar Pink pepper isolate KNU-18-1 chromosome 2, ASM2916894v1, whole genome shotgun sequence encodes:
- the LOC115720056 gene encoding psbP domain-containing protein 7, chloroplastic; protein product: MDSLLHFTVAMKDLRVTNDGTEFIYPATWVGDQRLLYRAAERKELERSLGLDPPSLNTSRGLSNVNEPVVAFGPPGTTGELNVSVIVSPVSLDFKIEAFGRPNEVGETIVRTITGSGKRPEVKGTSVKSNLREDSLRNIAYYELEFRVESPSFRRHNVAVCCVRNGRLFTLNAQAPESAWPEVKLEFQRIAQSF
- the LOC115719229 gene encoding uncharacterized protein LOC115719229, whose translation is MIKTLNVETPILLSPRSLCFTQIDQSNVASVHISIFGSTTPTFGLTLSHSLQKQIQNFFCARKRRRKIGSQKTTRFMLNLLAVIASNLKILPEPLDLVLEEFAGGNGSGGGGGLGFWRGFGWGGFDGRRKKRKRKLWLYGFLLICGLGFVFGREIESNAVWWGMGFGPLGVAMVHFCEKNGGIQGWVLGCFCLWSFLVGLTFRREELQKWVGKISPPSSLLENVRTGGKRRRRKTGRAF